From a region of the Saccharomycodes ludwigii strain NBRC 1722 chromosome VII, whole genome shotgun sequence genome:
- the SMD1 gene encoding mRNA splicing protein SMD1 (similar to Saccharomyces cerevisiae YGR074W | SMD1 | snRNA Sm binding site protein D1), which yields MKLVKFLTNLKNEQVSVELKNGTTVWGTVQNVSPSMNLILTEVTLSLPVSNKNQNHNYSAISSVYMNGELDAQNKSSSKLQYINIRGNTIRQIILPDSLNLDNLLIEDQNEYNKLRKRGKIINSSNKKRRRKLGVTSTNSNNDSSSTDGNSNKRIKK from the coding sequence atgaaactAGTAAAATTTCTAaccaatttgaaaaatgaacAAGTTAGTGTcgaattgaaaaatggtACAACAGTTTGGGGCACAGTACAAAATGTTTCACCTTCTATGAACTTAATATTAACAGAAGTAACACTAAGTCTACCTGTTTCTAACAAGAATCAGAACCATAACTATTCAGCCATAAGCAGTGTGTATATGAATGGCGAATTAGATGctcaaaataaatcatcaagTAAATTGCAGTACATTAACATACGTGGTAATACAATCAgacaaataatattgcCTGACTCATTAAATTTGGATAACCTATTGATAGAAGATCAAAATGAATACAATAAACTAAGAAAAAGGGGCAAAATAATTAACAgcagtaataaaaaaagaagaagaaaattagGTGTAACTTCTACAAATAGCAACAATGATTCTTCCAGTACTGATGGAAATAGcaacaaaagaataaaaaaataa
- the PAC10 gene encoding tubulin-binding prefolding complex subunit PAC10 (similar to Saccharomyces cerevisiae YGR078C | PAC10 | Perish in the Absence of Cin8p), producing the protein MSNLILKPTKHNPRGIPEAPFIEKVEDYVKSPQEFDQVFQAFQERLQQYKFMMESKENTVKDLKRRVPGLKDNLKICQMLKSKNQNDDDDDDDEDFIEVNYKLNETLYTKAVIKKENMDKVALFLGADIMMEYSIDEAIELLKEKIKDSKKNLEIAQEDCEFLRENITTMEVNTARLYNWDVERRQKERKESD; encoded by the coding sequence ATGTCCAACTTAATACTAAAACCTACAAAGCATAATCCAAGAGGTATTCCAGAGGCCCCATTTATTGAAAAGGTGGAAGATTATGTTAAATCTCCACAGGAATTTGACCAGGTATTCCAAGCTTTCCAAGAACGTTTGCAACAATACAAATTCATGATGGAATCCAAGGAAAATACAGTCAAAGATTTGAAAAGGAGAGTACCTGGattaaaagataatttgaaaatatgtcaaatgttaaaatcaaaaaatcaaaatgatgacgatgacgATGACGATGAAGATTTTATCGAAGTTAATTATAAGCTAAATGAAACTTTGTACACTAAAGCCGTTATCAAGAAGGAAAATATGGATAAGGTGGCATTATTTTTGGGTGCAGATATTATGATGGAATATTCAATTGATGAGGCtattgaattattaaaagaaaaaataaaagactcaaagaaaaatttagaaattgCACAGGAAGATTGTGAATTTTTAAGAGAAAATATAACTACAATGGAAGTCAACACAGCTAGACTGTATAATTGGGACGTAGAAAGAAGacaaaaggaaagaaaagaatccgattaa
- the PEX8 gene encoding Pex8p (similar to Saccharomyces cerevisiae YGR077C | PEX8 | PEroXin) has protein sequence MEREEYDTLNYLQTLLSKKNPKHFYKQDTLALFVYYIPRIRTPISLYNFVKLFWDNSCYATDRNVQDFQLYLLHDATRAIFEFKYEVSEPTLSVSSFLNTWMQIINSNNNDTITLPHMVILSGILCSAKYKLENLSKKLVFLDDFETPHNLVLNQFNLGIRQNWMSSDKSLMNKKIISLLVSITPVQGNSIIVENDQFNNIVSLILFSKIISPFFINNSELNFASKSFIQRYLGDMVQFIENHCNNNCQKFVQLIYDDVTKSAFNFDSDPKQQEQLQNNFLICIFSILNSCYVANTYAIANDKATIEKIMKIIATLFPLIYKWGKFDNYENVFHKSIFHFSQNVSTDDPNKTIEYLYKKVNENDESSVIFFLECLQNIPLSGKKIDNKYTSIIRENFLQSPTKSIKVNAHLALIHLFGDNVDDIDNVNFIGLFTYINNDLINSHYYKDLTCDQIILIMKKLVFSGTPLSACKDKDYYYYYYIKLFNSIEYELVNQVHCKDFPSIEKLIKSMILLLPDLISHYQSTAAIAKTNMDKTYKNSVRQIIDKLDLVLRYICNNYNDPDEMLKFYWYEVICNKSKWRDNEIGVRWWYKKVLQSKL, from the coding sequence ATGGAAAGGGAAGAATATGATACTTTAAATTACTTACAAACTCTGCTTTCTAAAAAGAATCCCAAACACTTTTATAAACAAGATACTTTAgctttatttgtttactATATACCCAGAATAAGAACACCCATTAGTTTATATAACTTTGTTAAATTGTTCTGGGATAATAGCTGTTATGCTACCGATCGTAATGTTCAAGATTTTCAACTATATTTATTGCATGATGCTACAAGAGCAATCTTCGAATTCAAATATGAAGTTAGTGAACCCACTTTAAGTGTATCCTCATTTCTAAATACATGGatgcaaataataaacagtaataataatgatacgATTACTCTTCCTCACATGGTGATTTTAAGTGGCATTTTGTGTAGTGCAAAGTataaattagaaaatttaaGCAAAAAATTAGTTTTTCTAGATGATTTTGAAACTCCCCACAACTTGGTTCTAAACCAATTTAATCTTGGTATTCGACAAAATTGGATGAGTAGCGATAAAAGTTTAATgaataagaaaataattaGTCTATTGGTCAGTATAACTCCAGTTCAAGGAAacagtattattgttgagAATGACCAGTTTAACAATATAGTCagtttaattcttttttcaaaaataatctccccatttttcattaataattcGGAATTAAACTTTGCCAGCAAAAGTTTCATCCAACGTTATTTGGGGGATATGGttcaatttattgaaaatcaCTGTAACAATAATTGTCAAAAATTTGTTCAACTAATTTATGATGATGTAACTAAAAGTGCTTTTAACTTTGATTCTGATCcaaaacaacaagaacaattgcaaaataattttttgatttgcatattttctattttaaacAGTTGTTATGTTGCTAATACATATGCCATAGCTAATGACAAAGCTACAATTGAAAAGATTATGAAAATTATAGCCACACTATTTCCATTGATTTACAAGTGGGGGAAATTTGATAACTATGAAAACGTTTTCCACAAAAgcattttccatttttcaCAAAATGTGTCAACTGACGATCCAAATAAAACTATAGAATATCTTTACAAGAAAGTgaatgaaaatgatgaatctagtgtaatattttttttggaatgtTTACAAAATATACCCCTAAgtggtaaaaaaattgataataagTACACTTCAATAATAAGGGAAAACTTTCTTCAATCACCAACGAAGTCCATAAAGGTCAATGCGCATTTGGCCTTAATACATCTGTTTGGTGATAATGTTGATGATATTGATAATGtaaattttattggttTGTTTACCTACATAAATAATGACTTGATTAACTCACATTACTACAAAGACTTAACATGTgatcaaattattttaataatgaagaaatTGGTGTTTAGTGGTACACCACTCTCTGCTTGTAAAGATAAagattactattattattattatattaaattattcaatAGTATCGAGTATGAGTTAGTTAATCAGGTTCATTGCAAAGATTTCCCGAGTATAgagaaattaataaaatcaatgaTACTTTTGTTACCAGACTTAATTAGCCATTACCAGTCAACAGCAGCGATAGCAAAAACCAACATGGATAAGACTTACAAGAATAGTGTTAGACAAATTATAGATAAACTAGATTTAGTATTAAGATACATTTGTAATAACTACAATGATCCAGATGAAATGTTGAAATTTTATTGGTATGAAGTGATTTGTAATAAATCCAAATGGCGCGACAATGAAATAGGTGTTAGATGGTGGTATAAGAAAGTGTTGCAGAGCAAATTGTAA
- the MRPL25 gene encoding mitochondrial 54S ribosomal protein mL59 (similar to Saccharomyces cerevisiae YGR076C | MRPL25 | Mitochondrial Ribosomal Protein Large subunit) has translation MSNKEYFELLPAVLKNFFKKYPPTIQYSVKPTSTNSITANPFLFNRHPVTNKAHDPKYSLRRMSVLYKLAKLYGVESFLPPITNKKFFEEKYEAKKFMRGVIKPKGHKHELSAESRMKKMQDAIKNADKFIVESKSVRYRKKLEQKSKEKRVSWF, from the coding sequence ATGAGCAACAAggaatattttgaattattacCGGCCGTTCTAAAAAATTTCTTCAAGAAATATCCACCAACAATCCAATATAGTGTCAAGCCAACTTCAACAAACTCTATAACTGCCaacccatttttatttaataggCATCCTGTTACTAATAAAGCTCATGATCCAAAATATAGTTTAAGAAGAATGAgtgttttatataaattggCCAAATTATATGGTGTTGAATCTTTTTTACCACCCATCACCAATaagaaattttttgaagaaaaatatgaagcaaaaaaattcatGAGAGGTGTTATAAAACCAAAGGGACACAAACATGAATTAAGTGCAGAAAGTcgtatgaaaaaaatgcaaGATGCGATTAAGAACGCAGATAAGTTCATTGTAGAATCTAAAAGTGTTagatatagaaaaaaattggaacaAAAATCCAAAGAAAAGAGAGTTAGTTGgttttaa
- the PRP38 gene encoding U4/U6-U5 snRNP complex subunit PRP38 (similar to Saccharomyces cerevisiae YGR075C | PRP38 | Pre-mRNA Processing), protein MDFTFQIDKTLSDKILNHQSTSSVIPHVTRYNLQSTIFYKINLSSNNLRGNTMLQYLPFLLAKYQDNILCRCGGTMEFKCLLLKLIEIKPTWEQMQLLLSSITKATMRNKCWKYLYVLLVVYLRIQYHFITAEISEQHTDLVRWFEDGYSRYNKFKSVKFDLDVSDKSLQLDNADTVTIYHIDELIDWLLTRRNIWGIPLGNSTWIKEVDEII, encoded by the coding sequence ATGGATTTTACCTTTCAAATAGATAAAACTTTATcagataaaatattaaaccaCCAATCAACAAGTTCAGTAATTCCTCATGTAACACGCTACAATTTACAAtctacaattttttataagatCAATCTATCGTCTAATAATTTAAGAGGTAACACAATGTTGCAATACCTACCATTTTTACTTGCCAAGTATCAAGACAACATTCTTTGCAGGTGTGGTGGCACTATGGAGTTTAAATGCTTGTTGTTGAAATTAATCGAGATAAAACCCACATGGGAGCAAATgcaattgttgttgtcttCAATAACAAAAGCTACAATGAGAAATAAATGCTGGAAGTATTTGTATGTTTTGTTGGTTGTTTACTTAAGAATACAATATCATTTTATTACCGCAGAAATCAGTGAACAACATACCGATTTAGTGCGGTGGTTTGAAGATGGATATTCCAGatataacaaatttaaaagtgtTAAATTTGACTTAGATGTATCTGACAAAAGCTTACAATTAGATAATGCAGATACAGTTACTATATATCATATAGATGAACTAATTGATTGGTTATTAACCCGAAGAAATATCTGGGGGATTCCGTTAGGAAATTCAACATGGATTAAAGAAGTGGATGAAATAatatag
- the DSC2 gene encoding Dsc2p (similar to Saccharomyces cerevisiae YOL073C | DSC2 | Defective for SREBP Cleavage) encodes MKGYPVSQKLAILIILIPALFTALSPGLQKKFIITKASPYITKYNQFYRYLTFQLFPNLYESDILLCFVIFYLLQPLERCFGSKKYLSIIICLIFYNIILTGGIHLLWCKLLLNKIHNTNEDLNTDYGVGLPTGLISTLLGLLHFVKKYVPIKYNWEFKLGSTATTNNNSITNVIIFNDQFYLNIMYFLLILNNLSTSFFMFSSWCIGVLLDVGILPGMNWRIPILFNDDSNKTRRNLITRASSLNNTHYQPEEEEEDDDDEHNAEPPRPLAVQVLNTLNNS; translated from the coding sequence atgaAGGGCTATCCAGTAAGTCAGAAATTAGccatattaataatattaattccAGCACTTTTCACAGCATTATCACCAGGATTacagaaaaaatttataattacCAAAGCATCCCCCTATATTACTAAATATAACCAATTCTATAGATATTTAACTTTCCAACTCTTTCCAAACCTTTATGAAAGTGATATACTTCTTtgttttgtaattttttatttattacaaCCTTTAGAAAGATGTTTTGGttctaaaaaatatttgtccattataatttgtttaattttctacaatataattttaactGGTGGTATCCATCTACTATGGTGCAAATtgcttttaaataaaatacacaATACAAATGAAGATCTAAATACAGATTATGGCGTTGGTTTACCCACCGGCTTAATAAGTACTTTGCTTGGATTATTGCATTTTGTCAAAAAATACGTACCCATTAAATATAACTGGGAATTCAAGCTGGGAAGCActgctactactaataataattccataacaaatgttattatttttaatgatcaattttatttgaacATCATGTActttttgttaatattgaATAACTTGTCGACgagtttttttatgttttccAGCTGGTGTATTGGTGTTTTATTAGACGTTGGTATTTTACCTGGTATGAATTGGAGAATACCAATATTGTTCAATGATGATAGTAATAAGACAAGAAGAAATTTGATAACGAGGGCATCATCTTTAAACAACACACATTATCAGCctgaggaagaagaagaagatgatgatgatgaacaTAACGCAGAACCACCAAGACCATTGGCAGTTCAAGTATTAAATACATTAAATAACtcataa